In Rothia mucilaginosa, one genomic interval encodes:
- a CDS encoding pentapeptide repeat-containing protein, whose translation MPTGCHGLTSASKSKTVKYRSTKISGWIFAIALIIHGLISIFQNSLKNAPFPFEYEFLNLLTFFILSIIFIIYILILRNNSKSKSKKLIKYLFEDLKYLIFPVGFIFALLSILNLKWFNDFVGFISALLGIFGLIQKPSSNHISVVQNISSDPQSQRHERTRLLVDNLRSENRYSKINAIQGLASIADEWLRDPDPPEDQARKNGQNIINILCEYIRSPFPLARKAIILSGDTPPADYAGDFFADQATFREEQEVRRSIFNEISVRLHPLDEKEKRDYTTWHVFEFDFSKSTIFYPLNRLRFFSPNFRNSKFFGLADFSFSDFQGIPIFADTHYFGDVSFSCACFQGTALFSNSCFEKELNFQATTLKAGAIFDSSIFKGPTIITPALQDGQVSFDGSIFSCSSVHKFLDLNHLDIPTINIKSVTLVGKRRCKRYEAKIPVNSHLYDPDSWDEKQQKYTRVSKPAE comes from the coding sequence GTGCCTACTGGCTGCCATGGACTTACCAGCGCGTCCAAAAGCAAAACCGTCAAATATAGATCAACGAAAATATCGGGTTGGATTTTCGCCATCGCCCTAATCATCCATGGCTTAATCTCGATATTTCAAAATTCGCTAAAAAATGCGCCATTTCCATTTGAATATGAATTTTTAAATCTATTGACATTCTTCATCCTTTCGATAATTTTTATAATATACATACTAATTCTCCGAAATAATTCAAAATCAAAATCTAAAAAACTCATAAAATACCTATTTGAAGATCTAAAATATCTCATTTTCCCAGTGGGATTTATTTTTGCTTTATTATCAATACTGAATCTAAAATGGTTTAATGATTTTGTCGGATTTATCTCCGCACTTCTCGGAATCTTTGGACTCATACAGAAACCGTCAAGCAACCACATCTCCGTTGTCCAGAACATCTCTTCTGACCCCCAATCTCAGCGCCATGAACGAACCAGGCTTCTTGTGGATAATTTAAGAAGCGAAAATCGTTATTCAAAAATTAACGCCATTCAAGGCCTTGCATCTATTGCGGACGAGTGGCTCAGGGACCCCGACCCCCCAGAAGACCAGGCTCGCAAAAATGGGCAAAATATTATAAATATTTTATGCGAGTATATTCGTTCACCTTTCCCTTTGGCTCGAAAAGCAATAATTCTTAGCGGTGATACACCTCCTGCTGACTACGCAGGAGACTTCTTCGCAGACCAGGCAACCTTTCGCGAAGAACAAGAAGTGCGCCGAAGCATTTTTAATGAGATAAGTGTCCGCCTTCACCCCCTTGACGAGAAAGAAAAACGAGATTACACAACATGGCATGTGTTTGAATTTGACTTTAGTAAATCAACCATATTCTATCCTCTTAATAGACTAAGGTTTTTCAGTCCAAATTTTCGTAATTCAAAATTCTTTGGGCTAGCAGATTTTAGTTTTTCAGACTTCCAAGGAATTCCAATATTTGCTGATACTCATTATTTCGGAGACGTTTCCTTCTCATGCGCATGCTTCCAGGGGACAGCTCTTTTCAGTAATTCGTGTTTTGAAAAAGAATTAAATTTTCAGGCAACAACACTTAAGGCAGGCGCAATATTCGATAGTTCAATTTTCAAAGGACCCACTATAATCACACCAGCTCTACAAGATGGTCAGGTTTCCTTTGATGGTTCTATTTTCAGTTGTTCCTCCGTGCATAAATTCCTTGACCTCAATCATCTTGATATACCCACAATAAATATCAAATCTGTAACTCTCGTGGGTAAAAGAAGATGTAAACGGTATGAGGCGAAGATTCCTGTTAATTCCCATCTCTACGATCCTGATTCGTGGGATGAGAAGCAACAGAAATATACCCGAGTCAGCAAACCTGCAGAGTAA
- a CDS encoding pentapeptide repeat-containing protein — protein MNLNKLFTALWQRKNTPAHNQQAERRERYTHALEQFLDGQPAARLSGAYTLANLIDEWLTDASLPEQVRREEAQTIIDALTGCIRTPYSLAQNRQVLESDEAPEGYEGDFTRDQEALREEQLVRRTVFMEFSRRLAAVAESNKEGNGESQHAVPPSSPMWAGLRFDFGGAPIFYPLQQLYFQNADFASATFYGTADFFGATFHGDASFSAAQFTADASFHSANFNDWVGFSAAHFAGAAGFSGARFADAASFATVTFTGEADFSDAVFSAAADFAVSTFKSDADFSRLNTAGIASFAAITFDGKAVFTASTFHDEAHFAASVFNRPAVFSKSLFGGVARFAGIATKQSAMFSNVRFASAADFSGASFTQYEDFGGARFDGDATFSRASFIALPRTRYEMDFPQRANFGNATFAQDADFSKATFTAHVGFYKATFAREVSFNGASFEGAYFADATFSQKADFRQTSFAYVEPSFEALERRLQRARFSAQADPQDYLFEARPESPHGFSCGAAELLNRTFILPVGAVLYDPDSWDEEQQEYTRVSEPAQ, from the coding sequence ATGAACCTAAACAAACTCTTCACCGCGCTGTGGCAACGCAAAAACACCCCGGCACACAACCAACAGGCTGAACGGCGCGAACGCTACACGCACGCCCTCGAACAATTCCTCGACGGGCAGCCCGCCGCACGCTTGAGCGGAGCGTACACGCTCGCGAACCTCATAGACGAATGGCTCACCGACGCATCCCTCCCCGAGCAGGTGCGCCGTGAAGAAGCCCAGACCATCATCGACGCGCTGACCGGGTGCATCCGCACGCCCTACTCCCTCGCGCAGAACCGGCAGGTCCTAGAATCAGACGAGGCACCCGAAGGGTACGAAGGCGACTTTACACGCGATCAGGAGGCACTCCGCGAAGAGCAGCTAGTGCGCCGCACGGTCTTCATGGAGTTCAGTCGCCGCCTCGCCGCCGTCGCTGAGAGCAACAAAGAAGGCAACGGAGAAAGCCAGCACGCGGTGCCACCGTCATCACCAATGTGGGCTGGCCTGCGCTTCGACTTTGGTGGCGCGCCCATCTTCTACCCGCTACAGCAGCTGTACTTTCAGAACGCCGATTTCGCCTCCGCAACTTTCTACGGCACGGCGGATTTCTTCGGCGCAACCTTCCACGGTGACGCCAGCTTCTCCGCGGCGCAGTTCACGGCTGACGCATCCTTCCACAGCGCAAATTTCAACGACTGGGTGGGCTTCAGCGCCGCACACTTCGCGGGCGCGGCAGGGTTCAGCGGGGCGCGCTTTGCAGACGCGGCAAGCTTCGCGACCGTAACCTTCACCGGCGAGGCCGACTTCTCAGACGCGGTCTTCTCAGCTGCGGCTGACTTCGCGGTATCCACCTTCAAATCCGATGCCGACTTCTCACGCTTAAACACCGCGGGCATAGCCAGCTTCGCGGCAATCACCTTCGACGGAAAGGCAGTATTCACCGCCTCCACGTTCCACGATGAGGCACACTTCGCCGCGTCGGTCTTCAACCGTCCGGCGGTGTTCTCCAAGTCGCTGTTCGGCGGGGTCGCGCGCTTTGCCGGAATAGCCACCAAGCAGTCCGCAATGTTCAGCAACGTACGCTTTGCGAGCGCGGCGGACTTTAGCGGGGCGTCCTTCACACAGTACGAGGATTTTGGTGGGGCGCGGTTCGACGGCGACGCCACGTTCAGCCGGGCGTCTTTTATTGCGCTTCCGAGGACGCGCTATGAGATGGACTTCCCGCAGAGAGCGAACTTCGGTAACGCGACCTTCGCGCAGGATGCCGACTTTAGTAAGGCGACGTTCACGGCGCATGTCGGCTTCTACAAGGCGACGTTCGCGCGGGAGGTGAGCTTCAACGGGGCGAGCTTTGAGGGCGCCTACTTCGCGGATGCGACGTTCAGTCAGAAGGCTGATTTCAGGCAGACTAGCTTCGCGTACGTTGAGCCGTCCTTTGAGGCTTTGGAGAGGCGGCTGCAGAGGGCACGGTTCTCGGCGCAGGCGGATCCGCAGGATTACCTGTTCGAGGCACGCCCGGAGAGCCCGCACGGTTTCAGCTGTGGCGCAGCGGAGCTTCTTAATAGAACGTTCATTCTCCCTGTCGGTGCGGTGCTGTACGACCCGGATTCCTGGGATGAAGAGCAACAGGAGTACACCCGCGTTAGTGAGCCCGCACAGTAA
- a CDS encoding pentapeptide repeat-containing protein, with protein MHLAPSTAWAWLIACAVVILLFPLAAQFGNLKGKLSSFRTWVWAIALLGIVAAGFMPFIFDPGITHFEVQPFIFFITGTLLGVLFLGEFHRMNAQKKLKHPQRVHTERRTRYSKAVEQLAYPNPAVRASAVSTLAGLVDEWLADEQLSVEARQKEGQVVVNALCAYVRSPFARAFKAEAFESDTPPADYAGDFATDLAAFRGEQDVRRSVFVEMSKRSSTLAEKEKGEVAVVPGAWSGFEFDFSRAVIFYPLDGLTLENADFSAARFCNGSDFSGVAFVGAVDFSRATFESIAGFGDATFAGDANFSHATFTHSADFGGASFIQSAHFDGVKFMQNAHFSGVEFAQEANFTGAAFIQNASFGGVNFAQNADFSWAVFAQNAHFIGAAFGQIADFNGATFTQDARFSETAFAQVARFKWATFTQTADFSEAAFTQGADFSESTFEADAEFYGASFMGAADFCDVSFVKSPLLFAAEDADSGEMCRARFATPSTGHEAHNFAVYEDSQPIPLGTAELNGAGYRIPVGAVLFDPASWDERQKEYTRLSEPAQ; from the coding sequence ATGCATCTGGCACCCAGCACCGCGTGGGCTTGGCTGATAGCTTGCGCAGTCGTCATTCTGCTTTTCCCGCTCGCCGCGCAGTTCGGCAACCTCAAGGGGAAGCTGTCTAGCTTCCGCACCTGGGTTTGGGCTATCGCTCTCTTGGGCATTGTCGCGGCGGGTTTTATGCCTTTCATCTTTGATCCTGGCATCACCCATTTTGAGGTTCAGCCGTTCATTTTCTTCATCACCGGTACCCTGCTGGGCGTTCTCTTTCTTGGGGAGTTCCACCGCATGAACGCCCAGAAAAAGCTGAAACACCCCCAGCGGGTGCACACCGAGCGCCGTACCCGTTACAGCAAGGCAGTTGAGCAGCTGGCGTATCCGAACCCGGCAGTCCGTGCGAGTGCCGTCAGCACGCTTGCAGGTCTGGTGGATGAGTGGCTCGCTGACGAGCAGCTCAGCGTTGAGGCGCGGCAGAAGGAGGGGCAGGTCGTCGTCAATGCCCTCTGTGCTTATGTTCGTTCGCCGTTCGCGCGGGCGTTCAAGGCAGAAGCTTTTGAATCCGATACGCCGCCCGCTGACTATGCGGGTGATTTCGCTACGGATCTGGCGGCTTTCCGTGGTGAGCAGGATGTTCGCCGCAGCGTCTTCGTTGAGATGAGCAAGCGCAGCAGCACCCTTGCTGAAAAAGAGAAGGGTGAGGTGGCTGTTGTCCCCGGCGCGTGGAGCGGCTTTGAGTTCGATTTCAGCCGGGCGGTCATCTTCTACCCTCTCGACGGTCTGACTCTTGAGAACGCCGATTTCTCTGCGGCGAGGTTCTGCAACGGTTCAGATTTCAGCGGGGTAGCTTTTGTGGGAGCCGTGGATTTCAGCCGCGCAACTTTTGAATCTATCGCGGGGTTCGGTGACGCAACCTTCGCTGGCGACGCGAATTTCAGTCACGCAACCTTCACTCATAGTGCAGACTTTGGCGGAGCGTCCTTCATACAGAGCGCGCATTTCGACGGGGTAAAGTTCATGCAGAACGCCCATTTTAGCGGAGTGGAATTCGCTCAGGAGGCGAACTTCACCGGGGCAGCTTTCATCCAGAACGCTAGTTTTGGCGGGGTAAATTTTGCTCAGAACGCAGACTTCAGCTGGGCTGTGTTCGCTCAAAACGCACACTTCATCGGGGCAGCTTTCGGTCAGATTGCAGACTTCAATGGGGCAACTTTTACCCAAGATGCCCGCTTCAGTGAGACGGCTTTCGCGCAGGTCGCACGCTTCAAATGGGCGACTTTCACGCAAACCGCTGACTTTAGTGAGGCGGCTTTTACTCAAGGCGCAGATTTCAGTGAGTCTACCTTTGAGGCTGACGCTGAGTTCTACGGAGCGTCTTTTATGGGTGCTGCAGATTTCTGCGATGTGTCTTTCGTGAAGAGCCCGCTGCTCTTCGCAGCTGAGGATGCTGACTCGGGCGAGATGTGCCGGGCGCGATTCGCTACGCCGTCTACCGGTCACGAGGCGCATAACTTCGCGGTGTACGAGGACAGCCAGCCTATTCCGCTGGGCACAGCCGAGCTGAACGGAGCGGGCTACCGTATCCCGGTCGGGGCGGTGCTCTTCGATCCGGCGTCTTGGGATGAACGGCAGAAGGAGTACACGCGCCTGAGTGAGCCCGCGCAGTAA
- a CDS encoding low molecular weight protein-tyrosine-phosphatase, whose translation MTVCTGNICRSPVGEYLIRQHAQEAGVPVTVTSSGISNEEEGNRIDPRAAAQLATRGIDPSAHRASVFTVEDFDRNDLILAMDAPHYLRLKALARNDEDKAKIRMMRSFDPKVTTTHLDQLGIYDPWYGSERDFVYTTGLIDAAARGLINHLKQEGDAQ comes from the coding sequence ATGACTGTCTGCACCGGCAACATCTGCCGCTCCCCCGTCGGCGAATACCTCATCCGCCAGCACGCCCAAGAAGCCGGCGTGCCCGTCACCGTCACCTCCAGCGGCATCAGCAACGAAGAGGAAGGCAACCGCATCGACCCGCGCGCCGCCGCGCAGCTCGCCACCCGCGGTATCGACCCGTCCGCGCACCGTGCCAGCGTCTTCACCGTCGAGGACTTCGACCGCAACGACCTCATCCTCGCCATGGACGCACCCCACTACCTGCGCCTCAAAGCCCTCGCCCGCAACGACGAGGACAAAGCCAAAATCCGCATGATGCGCAGCTTCGACCCGAAGGTCACCACCACCCACCTGGACCAGCTCGGCATCTACGACCCCTGGTACGGTAGCGAACGCGACTTCGTGTACACCACCGGCCTCATTGACGCCGCCGCACGCGGCCTCATCAACCACCTCAAGCAGGAAGGCGACGCACAGTGA
- a CDS encoding aminobenzoate synthetase has translation MSQRIPLNQNRRVTGTTEILELCKDMLRLEHGIGNDFDMDTAEFTEFRAQFLADFAQIPLIIGIDGRSGTGKTSLAAQLEQELTAAGHSVHVLHLDDFYPGWDGLFDGVEAWDALSVQLTEGIAGTYTPWDWEAGAPGEVRTVDPAATQVIICEGVGAIAGACEVRILATAPDEVRYERAMARDGDTFRPHWERWAAQEEALLAEIPEDYATVDFIYDSAAQ, from the coding sequence GTGAGTCAGCGTATCCCCCTGAACCAGAACCGCCGCGTCACCGGCACCACCGAAATCCTGGAGCTCTGCAAAGACATGCTGCGTCTGGAGCACGGCATCGGCAACGACTTTGACATGGACACCGCCGAATTCACCGAATTCCGTGCGCAGTTCCTTGCCGACTTCGCGCAGATCCCGCTGATTATCGGCATTGACGGCCGTAGCGGCACCGGCAAAACCAGCCTCGCCGCGCAGCTTGAGCAGGAGCTCACCGCCGCCGGCCACAGCGTGCACGTGCTGCACCTGGACGACTTCTACCCCGGCTGGGACGGCCTCTTCGACGGCGTGGAGGCGTGGGACGCGCTATCCGTGCAGCTGACCGAGGGCATCGCCGGAACCTACACCCCGTGGGATTGGGAGGCGGGCGCCCCCGGTGAGGTGCGCACCGTCGACCCGGCGGCTACGCAGGTCATCATCTGTGAGGGTGTCGGCGCGATTGCGGGCGCCTGCGAGGTGCGTATTCTCGCCACCGCCCCGGACGAGGTGCGTTACGAACGCGCCATGGCTCGTGACGGTGACACGTTCCGCCCGCACTGGGAGCGTTGGGCGGCGCAGGAGGAGGCGCTGCTCGCCGAAATCCCGGAGGACTACGCGACCGTGGACTTTATCTACGACAGCGCGGCGCAGTAG
- a CDS encoding multidrug effflux MFS transporter: MSSKSIKTSFGLSPLFVVVLALLTAIAPLATDMYLAALPAVAENLNTTSTNASLTLSAFMVGMALGQLVVGPLSDKTGRRKPLLFGVVICFIATVACGFAPNIELLIFARFMMGFAGSIGAVLARSIVADTTQGLATAKLMGVMMMINGFAPVLAPLFGGWVLSWGNWRDIFHVLSVITAVMMLGVIFVIKETLPVEERYQGTALSVYSELPKVFKIRRYLGFMLTMCFAFGALFSYISGSTFVLQKILGLSETQFTIVFGVNSIGIVLFSAIATKLVGRVAQRRIVNVGVISLLVVSALLTVSFLVGISLVPTLILLFLLTSSCGLIFGNASALALNEARHMAGSASAVMGTVQALLGALAAPLVSIAGEHEYLPMGFSILGFAVLTALVLWTTPRKDSDYSADGLSHKAPAAGH, from the coding sequence ATGTCTTCGAAGTCGATTAAGACCTCTTTTGGGCTATCGCCCCTTTTCGTTGTTGTTTTGGCGCTGCTGACTGCTATCGCACCGCTGGCTACGGACATGTACCTGGCGGCGCTGCCTGCAGTCGCTGAGAACCTGAACACTACCAGCACGAACGCGTCACTGACGTTGAGCGCATTCATGGTTGGTATGGCACTCGGCCAGCTGGTCGTGGGTCCGCTGTCGGATAAGACGGGCCGCCGCAAGCCGCTGCTGTTCGGTGTGGTCATCTGCTTTATTGCGACGGTGGCGTGTGGTTTCGCGCCGAATATTGAGCTGCTGATTTTTGCGCGTTTCATGATGGGTTTCGCCGGTTCGATTGGTGCGGTGCTGGCGCGTTCCATCGTGGCTGATACGACTCAGGGCCTGGCGACGGCTAAGCTCATGGGCGTCATGATGATGATTAACGGCTTCGCGCCGGTGCTTGCGCCACTGTTTGGTGGCTGGGTGCTGTCGTGGGGTAATTGGCGCGATATTTTCCATGTGCTCAGCGTGATTACCGCGGTTATGATGCTCGGCGTGATCTTCGTGATCAAGGAGACCCTGCCGGTGGAGGAACGCTACCAGGGCACTGCCTTGAGCGTGTACTCTGAGCTGCCGAAGGTCTTCAAGATTCGCCGCTACCTGGGTTTCATGCTGACGATGTGCTTCGCGTTTGGTGCGCTGTTCTCGTACATTTCCGGTTCGACGTTTGTGTTGCAGAAGATTCTGGGCTTGTCCGAAACCCAGTTCACGATCGTGTTCGGTGTGAACTCGATCGGCATTGTGCTGTTCAGTGCGATTGCGACGAAGCTGGTGGGTCGTGTGGCGCAGCGCCGCATCGTGAACGTCGGTGTGATTAGTCTGCTCGTGGTTTCTGCGCTGCTGACGGTCAGCTTCCTGGTCGGTATTTCGCTGGTACCGACCCTGATTCTGCTGTTCCTGCTGACCAGCTCGTGCGGTCTGATTTTTGGTAATGCTTCGGCGTTGGCGTTGAACGAGGCGCGCCACATGGCAGGTAGTGCGTCGGCGGTGATGGGCACGGTTCAGGCTCTGCTGGGTGCGTTGGCGGCGCCGCTGGTGTCGATTGCTGGTGAGCATGAGTACCTGCCGATGGGCTTCTCCATCCTGGGTTTCGCGGTCCTGACGGCGCTGGTGCTGTGGACTACGCCGCGTAAGGATTCGGACTACTCGGCGGACGGTCTGAGCCACAAAGCTCCGGCGGCGGGCCACTAG
- a CDS encoding aminotransferase class IV — MSSTVILLNEQNPQGIFVDPSVPLISVDDQGFTRGDGVFETMLSVNRRVRKLGMHLSRLESSARMLDLPDPEPEILRSAVERLMREATAGAETALGEEHIVKIIISRGPTQAVTSMQPGPYTLIMASPVPASIVKRRTEGVKAMLLPRGHEPMDNSAYPWLLAGAKTLSYAVNMAVLRYVQERGADDAIFITDERRVLEGATSSVLVAKIEDGKKVLYTPEPSHGILPGTTQGAVFEAARQAGWELGFGPLYPQDLFESDGVWLASSVRLIAPVTHLNGTALAHDPELTATLLNYLAQQS, encoded by the coding sequence ATGTCTAGTACCGTAATTCTTCTGAACGAGCAGAACCCGCAGGGCATCTTCGTTGACCCGTCCGTGCCCCTCATCAGCGTTGATGATCAGGGCTTCACCCGCGGCGACGGCGTCTTCGAGACCATGCTGTCCGTCAACCGTCGCGTGCGTAAGCTCGGCATGCACCTGTCCCGCCTCGAATCCTCGGCGCGCATGCTGGATTTGCCCGACCCGGAACCTGAGATTCTGCGTTCGGCGGTGGAGCGCCTCATGCGTGAGGCGACCGCCGGTGCCGAGACTGCGCTGGGTGAAGAGCACATCGTGAAGATTATTATTTCGCGCGGCCCCACCCAGGCGGTGACTTCCATGCAGCCGGGCCCGTACACGCTGATTATGGCGTCGCCGGTGCCCGCGTCCATTGTGAAGCGCCGTACCGAGGGTGTGAAGGCGATGCTGCTGCCGCGTGGCCACGAGCCGATGGATAACAGCGCCTACCCGTGGCTGCTGGCGGGCGCGAAGACCCTCTCTTACGCGGTGAACATGGCGGTTCTGCGGTATGTGCAGGAGCGCGGTGCGGACGACGCTATCTTCATCACTGATGAGCGTCGCGTGCTTGAGGGCGCCACTTCTTCGGTGCTGGTTGCCAAGATTGAGGACGGCAAGAAGGTGCTGTACACGCCTGAGCCGAGCCACGGCATCCTTCCCGGCACTACGCAGGGCGCGGTGTTCGAGGCGGCACGCCAGGCTGGTTGGGAGCTGGGTTTCGGCCCGCTCTACCCGCAGGATTTGTTCGAGTCGGACGGCGTGTGGCTGGCGTCGTCGGTGCGTCTGATTGCGCCGGTGACTCACCTGAACGGTACGGCGCTGGCGCATGACCCGGAGCTGACCGCTACGCTGCTGAACTACCTGGCGCAGCAGAGCTAA
- a CDS encoding energy-coupling factor transporter transmembrane component T family protein, translated as MNTDFFGTIDRTSYFSNLNAGVKLVVSFALIIAALIVRDPLTSGILFALELLGFILVGFRPVNVLARFWPILIAVITTGWSVAMLSAKTGTTILDLGFNSVTTDSAAVGAAMMIRSLAMVLPTLAFVLTTDPTDLGDSLAQTFKLPSRFVLATVAALRLVGILFAEWNALGQARRARGLGAGQSLAGRAQTFGGQSFALLVQAIRRGSRLAITMEARGFGAGERTWARVPSYSPRDVHVSIAAAVIIAVAYGASIAAGTIQFLWG; from the coding sequence ATGAACACCGACTTCTTCGGCACCATCGACCGAACCAGCTACTTCAGCAACCTCAACGCCGGCGTCAAGCTCGTCGTCTCCTTCGCCCTCATCATCGCCGCACTCATCGTGCGCGACCCCCTCACCTCCGGAATCCTCTTCGCCCTCGAACTGCTCGGATTCATCCTCGTCGGATTCCGACCCGTCAACGTCCTCGCCCGCTTCTGGCCCATCCTCATCGCCGTCATCACCACCGGCTGGTCCGTCGCCATGCTCAGCGCCAAAACCGGCACCACCATCCTCGACCTCGGCTTCAACAGCGTCACCACCGACTCCGCCGCCGTCGGCGCAGCCATGATGATCCGCTCCCTCGCCATGGTCCTACCCACCCTCGCGTTCGTGCTCACCACCGACCCGACCGACCTCGGCGACTCCCTCGCACAAACCTTCAAACTACCCTCCCGGTTCGTGCTCGCCACCGTCGCCGCCCTGCGCCTCGTCGGCATCCTCTTCGCCGAATGGAACGCCCTCGGCCAGGCACGACGCGCCCGCGGACTCGGTGCAGGCCAATCCCTCGCCGGACGCGCCCAAACCTTCGGCGGGCAAAGCTTCGCCCTGCTCGTGCAGGCTATCCGCCGCGGTTCCCGCCTCGCCATCACCATGGAGGCGCGCGGCTTCGGCGCAGGCGAACGCACCTGGGCTCGTGTGCCGTCCTATTCGCCGCGTGACGTGCACGTGAGCATTGCCGCCGCCGTCATTATTGCTGTTGCGTACGGTGCATCTATTGCGGCGGGTACAATCCAGTTCCTCTGGGGCTAG